From a single Rutidosis leptorrhynchoides isolate AG116_Rl617_1_P2 chromosome 5, CSIRO_AGI_Rlap_v1, whole genome shotgun sequence genomic region:
- the LOC139848403 gene encoding serine/threonine-protein kinase D6PKL2-like, with protein sequence MDSKSSSIKVNASQPMDGSTYHDPKTSNLEPATPTKSTEKTELESKKFQQKQDPKSSADKFDQEKKLSGSSSVNVNEEISSITNASGSAKITEKTDLVESGKSSMCRGSTGTDVSDESSCSSLSSSVSKPHKSNDSRWEAIQAVRSKDGNLGLSHFRLLKRLGCGDIGSVYLSELSGTKSYFAMKVMDKVSLESRKKLLRAQTEREILQSLDHPFLPTLYTHFETDKFSCLVMEFCPGGDLHTLRQRQPGKRFCEQAVKFYVAEILLAMEYLHMLGIIYRDLKPENVLVREDGHIMLSDFDLSLRCSVSPTLVKSASLDSEPLRKNSAYCVQPACIEPTSCIQPSCVVPTSCFSPRLFMSKSKRESKSKSKPKPEIRHQVTPLPELMAEPTGARSMSFVGTHEYLAPEIIKNEGHGSAVDWWTLGIFLYELLFGKTPFKGSGNRATLMNVVGQPLRFPDTPVVSFSARDLIRGLLVKEPQHRLAYKRGATEIKQHPFFEGVNWALIRCASPPEVPRPVEIERIPVPAMNPGEKKTPDIAVAPEKKGGDNYLEFDFF encoded by the exons ATGGATTCTAAATCTAGTAGTATCAAAGTCAACGCTAGTCAACCAATGGATGGAAGCACATATCATGATCCCAAAACTAGCAACTTAGAGCCCGCGACGCCGACAAAATCCACCGAAAAAACCGAGTTGGAGTCTAAAAAGTTTCAACAGAAACAAGATCCAAAATCTTCTGCTGATAAATTTGATCAAGAAAAGAAATTATCGGGTTCATCATCTGTTAACGTTAATGAAGAAATTAGCAGCATCACAAATGCAAGTGGGAGTGCAAAGATAACTGAAAAAACCGATCTTGTTGAAAGTGGAAAAAGTAGTATGTGTAGGGGAAGCACGGGTACTGATGTAAGCGATGAAAGTAGTTGTAGCAGTTTAAGTAGCAGCGTCAGTAAACCACATAAATCGAACGATTCAAGATGGGAAGCAATTCAAGCCGTTAGATCAAAAGATGGGAATTTAGGATTAAGCCATTTCAGATTATTGAAACGGTTAGGTTGTGGTGATATTGGAAGTGTTTATCTTTCTGAACTTAGTGGTACTAAATCTTATTTTGCAATGAAAGTTATGGACAAAGTGTCGTTAGAGAGTCGTAAAAAGTTGTTACGGGCTCAAACGGAACGGGAAATATTACAATCTTTGGATCACCCGTTTCTTCCGACTTTGTATACTCATTTTGAAACGGATAAGTTTTCGTGTTTGGTTATGGAGTTTTGTCCAGGTGGCGATTTGCATACTCTTCGACAGAGACAACCCGGGAAGCGTTTTTGTGAACAAGCTGTCAA GTTCTATGTTGCAGAAATACTTCTTGCTATGGAATACCTTCATATGCTCGGGATTATATATCGTGACCTAAAGCCCGAAAACGTTCTTGTGAGGGAGGATGGTCACATAATGCTCTCTGACTTTGACCTTTCTCTTCGTTGTTCCGTTAGTCCAACGCTCGTTAAATCAGCATCGTTAGACAGTGAACCTCTTCGAAAGAATTCAGCATATTGCGTTCAGCCCGCGTGCATCGAGCCAACATCTTGCATCCAACCGTCATGCGTGGTCCCCACATCCTGTTTCTCGCCCCGACTCTTTATGAGTAAATCCAAAagagagtcaaagtcaaagtcaaagcctAAACCGGAGATCAGACACCAAGTCACACCGTTACCAGAGCTCATGGCTGAACCAACCGGGGCCCGTTCGATGTCCTTTGTCGGGACCCACGAGTATTTAGCTCCCGAAATCATTAAAAACGAAGGGCATGGTAGTGCGGTTGATTGGTGGACACTTGGGATATttttgtacgagttattgtttgggaAAACACCTTTTAAAGGGTCTGGGAACCGGGCCACGTTGATGAATGTGGTGGGCCAGCCTTTGCGGTTTCCGGATACACCGGTGGTTAGCTTTTCGGCTCGTGATTTGATCAGAGGTTTGCTTGTGAAAGAGCCACAACACAGATTGGCATACAAAAGGGGTGCAACTGAGATCAAACAACATCCTTTTTTTGAAGGTGTTAATTGGGCTTTGATCCGGTGCGCAAGCCCACCTGAGGTCCCGAGGCCCGTTGAGATTGAGCGGATTCCGGTACCAGCGATGAACCCTGGCGAGAAAAAAACTCCGGATATTGCGGTTGCACCTGAGAAGAAGGGTGGGGATAATTATCTTGAATTTGATTTCTTTTAA